In the Solanum pennellii chromosome 5, SPENNV200 genome, one interval contains:
- the LOC107018555 gene encoding remorin 1.4 translates to MRSIEDKGCLNYGQKEQEVVGGSSMNFEFPGTNRASTHHRTAALGKPTPSKWDDAQKWLVNLSRGEKHQSKATPRNSNADDLRLIAPVPKKEEYSSDDEGDSSMIQFEVETKKVDCDESIWRINKNNNNSASVVRSICVRDMGTEMTPIASQEPSRTATPVRATTPAVRSPISSGSSTPIRGQNGTIENGQIVANIGQNRGNAGTTRVVRDVEETINNELAAKKETDHPNKVNPLETRAMAWDEAERAKYMARYKREEVKIQAWENHEKRKAEMEMKRMEVKAERIKARAEEKYKNKLAASRRIAEEKRGNAEAELNEKAVKTSEKADYIRRTGHLPSSFSFKLPSSFCW, encoded by the exons ATGAGATCTATAGAGGATAAAGGATGTTTGAATTATGGACAAAAAGAACAAGAGGTTGTAGGAGGTAGTAGTATGAATTTTGAGTTTCCTGGAACAAATCGAGCTTCGACTCATCATAGAACAGCAGCATTAGGTAAACCAACACCATCAAAATGGGATGATGCACAAAAATGGTTAGTTAATCTatcaagaggagaaaaacatCAATCAAAAGCCACACCTCGAAACTCGAATGCTGATGATTTAAGGTTGATTGCACCTGTTCCAAAGAAAGAAGAGTATTCGAGTGACGATGAAGGAGATTCTAGTATGAttcaatttgaagttgaaacaaAGAAAGTTGATTGTGATGAATCAATATGgagaataaataagaataataacaaCTCTGCATCCGTTGTTCGATCGATATGTGTTAGGGATATGGGAACAGAAATGACACCAATTGCAAGCCAAGAACCATCAAGAACAGCAACACCAGTAAGAGCCACAACTCCAGCAGTAAGAAGCCCAATATCATCAGGATCTTCTACTCCTATTAGGGGACAAAATGGGACAATCGAAAACGGTCAAATTGTTGCCAACATTGGTCAGAACAGGGGAAATGCAGGGACTACACGAGTCGTTCGTGATGTAGAAGAAACTATTAACAATGAATTAGCAGCTAAGAAGGAAACAGACCATCCCAACAAGGTTAATCCACTCGAGACTCGTGCAATGGCGTGGGATGAGGCTGAACGTGCTAAGTATATGGCAAG GTATAAGCGCGAAGAGGTGAAAATACAAGCTTGGGAAAATCATGAAAAGAGGAAAGCTGAAATGGAAATGAAAAGAATGGAG GTGAAGGCAGAGAGAATAAAAGCAAGGGCAGAGGAGAAGTACAAAAACAAATTGGCAGCATCAAGAAGAATAGCAGAAGAGAAAAGAGGTAATGCAGAAGCAGAGTTGAATGAAAAAGCTGTGAAGACATCAGAAAAGGCAGATTATATAAGGAGGACTGGtcatcttccttcttctttctcctttAAGTTACCTTCTTCTTTCTGttggtaa